One window from the genome of Dioscorea cayenensis subsp. rotundata cultivar TDr96_F1 chromosome 3, TDr96_F1_v2_PseudoChromosome.rev07_lg8_w22 25.fasta, whole genome shotgun sequence encodes:
- the LOC120282861 gene encoding trans-resveratrol di-O-methyltransferase-like, whose product MAEMEFTTTELVEAHAQVWNLSFGYLKSMCLKCSLELGIADVLKKHGKPMELSKLTLALSIPPSKFEPFDRFMTTLVHLELFAKEQDDSGATKYMLTPASHLLLKDEAMSIAPLITLFLDPTICDSSNALGPWFKGPKGTPFEFYFRKGIWDVAGEKPQFNKMFNEGMASDSRFVCNVVMTSCRDVFKGLKSMVDVGGGTGTMARSIAHAFPRIKCTVFDLPHVIDTIEDQQPGVEYVGGDMFVYVPHANAVLLKWILHDWNNEECVKILQRCKEAIPSRADGGKIIIIDMVIGAVTNKHVCAKETQLLCDLLVTSLYNGKERNEREWHNIFLSAGFIDYKITHFLGIRSIIELYP is encoded by the exons ATGGCTGAGATGGAGTTCACCACTACTGAACTGGTGGAGGCCCATGCACAAGTTTGGAACCTCTCGTTTGGCTATTTGAAATCTATGTGTCTCAAGTGTTCACTGGAGCTCGGCATCGCTGATGTTCTCAAGAAACATGGCAAACCAATGGAGCTCTCCAAGCTGACCTTGGCTCTCTCAATCCCGCCATCAAAGTTTGAACCTTTTGATCGCTTCATGACTACTCTAGTTCACCTAGAGTTATTTGCCAAAGAACAAGATGATTCAGGTGCCACAAAGTATATGCTTACACCGGCATCCCATCTCTTGTTAAAAGATGAAGCCATGAGCATCGCCCCTTTAATTACCTTGTTCCTAGATCCTACCATATGTGACTCTTCAAATGCCTTGGGGCCATGGTTCAAAGGCCCTAAGGGGACTCCGTTTGAGTTTTATTTCAGAAAAGGGATTTGGGATGTAGCCGGTGAGAAGCCGCAGTTTAACAAGATGTTCAATGAAGGGATGGCTAGTGATTCAAGATTTGTTTGTAATGTTGTTATGACGAGCTGCAGAGATGTGTTCAAGGGGTTGAAGTCAATGGTTGATGTTGGTGGTGGCACTGGAACTATGGCAAGAAGTATAGCTCATGCTTTCCCGAGGATTAAGTGCACTGTGTTTGATCTCCCTCATGTGATTGATACCATTGAAGATCAACAACCTGGTGTAGAGTATGTTGGAGGTGACATGTTTGTGTATGTCCCTCATGCAAATGCTGTTTTATTGAAG TGGATTTTACATGACTGGAACAATGAAGAATGTGTCAAAATATTGCAACGTTGCAAGGAAGCTATTCCATCTAGAGCAGATGGAgggaaaattattataattgataTGGTGATCGGAGCCGTAACAAACAAACATGTTTGTGCAAAAGAAACTCAACTACTTTGTGATTTATTAGTGACGAGTCTCTataatggaaaagaaagaaatgaacgTGAATGGCATAATATATTTCTATCTGCAGGCTTCATAGATTATAAAATTACACACTTTTTAGGTATTCGATCAATTATTGAGTTATATCCTTAG